In Devosia sp. 1566, a single genomic region encodes these proteins:
- a CDS encoding nucleoside-diphosphate sugar epimerase/dehydratase: protein MPRPAKRVLLIGFDAVVLAGAVWVSYSLRYSAPFVPTPAQWLLIAAAPLVAIPIFIRHGLYRAVIRYLPERAIWTMLQAMTLAAMAWVAVVFVTEMAGNGIVPRSVPFFYWMIGLLFIAGSRFAAKQFIWAPRDDQLKSGQILIYGAGEAGSQLAMALRSQGRRLIAGFLDDSRALQGRDVAGLRVYSPDYLPQLIANFGIQEVILSMPSVTSAQRQRIVADLTRHPIKIRTLPHIADLLAGKYLVNQIREIDIDELLGRSSVPADAELLGEMIRGRSILVTGAGGSIGSELCRLVVRWSPQRLVLLEQNEFALYNIHRELIEQTDAEIVPVLASVTDEAAVRRALNCARIDVLFHAAAHKHVPLVEANALEGMRNNVFGSLCITRAAFEAGVEQFVLISSDKAVRPTNVMGATKRWAELIMRHYAGLAEAAGTGQRFCAVRFGNVLGSNGSVVPLFREQIAKGGPVTLTDPAMTRYFMSIHEAAELIVQAGALSDGGDVFLLEMGAPVKISDLARNMIQLAGQTVRDGDNPGGSIEIVTVGSRPGEKMFEELFYDASSAHPTRHPKILRATLRNGAHEVPDALEALQAAIKRGDEAAARTELFGRITETAPIRMIA from the coding sequence ATGCCTCGTCCGGCAAAGCGGGTCCTGCTGATCGGCTTTGACGCCGTGGTTCTGGCCGGCGCGGTTTGGGTGAGCTATTCGCTGCGCTACAGCGCCCCCTTTGTGCCCACGCCCGCGCAATGGCTGCTGATTGCGGCTGCGCCACTGGTAGCCATTCCCATCTTCATCCGGCACGGCCTTTATCGCGCCGTGATCCGCTACCTGCCCGAGCGGGCAATCTGGACCATGCTGCAGGCCATGACCCTCGCCGCGATGGCATGGGTGGCGGTGGTGTTCGTAACCGAAATGGCCGGCAATGGCATTGTGCCGCGATCGGTGCCGTTTTTTTACTGGATGATCGGGCTGCTGTTCATCGCGGGCAGCCGCTTTGCCGCCAAGCAGTTCATCTGGGCGCCGCGCGACGACCAGCTGAAATCGGGGCAAATCCTGATCTATGGCGCCGGGGAAGCCGGCTCGCAGTTGGCCATGGCATTGCGCTCGCAAGGGCGGCGCTTGATCGCCGGATTTCTGGACGATAGCCGCGCGCTGCAGGGACGTGACGTAGCGGGGCTGCGGGTTTATTCGCCGGACTATCTGCCCCAGCTGATCGCCAATTTCGGCATTCAGGAAGTGATCCTGTCCATGCCTTCGGTGACTTCGGCCCAGCGGCAGCGCATCGTGGCCGATCTGACGCGCCACCCCATCAAGATCCGCACGCTGCCCCATATCGCCGATCTGCTGGCGGGCAAATATCTGGTCAACCAGATCCGCGAGATCGACATCGATGAACTGCTGGGGCGCTCCTCGGTGCCGGCCGATGCAGAGCTTTTGGGGGAGATGATCCGCGGGCGCTCCATTCTTGTCACCGGGGCGGGCGGCTCGATCGGCTCGGAATTGTGCAGGCTGGTCGTGCGTTGGTCGCCACAGCGGCTGGTGCTGCTGGAGCAGAACGAATTTGCGCTTTACAACATCCACCGCGAACTGATCGAGCAGACCGATGCCGAGATCGTGCCGGTGCTGGCTTCCGTTACCGACGAAGCCGCGGTGCGCCGCGCGCTGAACTGCGCCCGGATCGATGTGCTGTTTCACGCTGCTGCCCACAAACATGTGCCGCTGGTGGAAGCCAATGCGCTCGAAGGCATGCGCAACAATGTGTTTGGCTCGCTTTGCATCACCCGCGCTGCCTTTGAGGCAGGGGTGGAGCAGTTCGTGCTGATTTCTTCCGACAAGGCGGTGCGGCCCACCAATGTGATGGGCGCCACCAAGCGCTGGGCCGAGCTGATCATGCGCCATTATGCGGGGCTGGCCGAAGCGGCCGGCACCGGGCAGCGCTTTTGTGCGGTGCGCTTTGGCAATGTGCTGGGCTCCAACGGCTCGGTGGTGCCGCTGTTTCGCGAGCAGATCGCCAAGGGCGGGCCGGTGACGCTGACCGATCCGGCGATGACGCGCTATTTCATGTCCATCCACGAGGCGGCCGAGCTGATCGTGCAGGCCGGGGCGCTTTCCGACGGCGGGGACGTGTTCTTGCTCGAAATGGGAGCGCCGGTCAAAATCTCGGATCTGGCGCGCAACATGATCCAACTTGCGGGTCAAACGGTGCGCGACGGCGACAATCCGGGGGGCAGCATCGAGATCGTGACGGTCGGCAGCCGGCCGGGCGAAAAGATGTTCGAAGAACTGTTCTACGACGCCAGCAGCGCCCATCCCACGCGGCACCCCAAGATATTGCGCGCCACGCTGCGCAACGGCGCCCATGAAGTGCCCGACGCCCTCGAAGCGCTGCAAGCCGCTATCAAGCGCGGCGACGAGGCCGCGGCGCGCACAGAGCTGTTTGGTCGGATTACGGAGACTGCGCCGATCCGGATGATCGCCTAG
- a CDS encoding SDR family oxidoreductase: MTQAFLGLGGKTVLISGAGGGIGRVLVEKFAAAGAQVVGADRDLGMLEGLPLSARILFDQTDSAGTRQAVQAHLATNGVPDAVIANAGYTRAEHFGQLDDAVWASEMAINLNGAYALVDPIAAGMAERGAGNVVLISSVNGLQHFGNPAYAAAKAGLIAYGKAIAVELGARGVRANVVAPGSVRTAAWDHRLEANPHLLDKVLPHYPMGRMVVPEEVANAVLFLASDAASGITGVTIPVDGGLTAGHYRFIKDVLNTP; this comes from the coding sequence ATGACGCAGGCTTTCTTGGGGCTTGGGGGCAAGACGGTGCTGATTTCGGGCGCTGGCGGCGGCATTGGCCGGGTACTGGTGGAAAAATTCGCTGCGGCGGGCGCGCAGGTGGTTGGCGCCGATCGCGATCTGGGGATGCTGGAAGGCCTGCCGCTCTCCGCTCGCATCCTCTTTGACCAGACCGATTCCGCGGGCACGCGCCAGGCCGTCCAGGCGCACCTGGCGACCAATGGCGTGCCCGATGCGGTGATCGCCAATGCCGGCTACACCCGCGCCGAGCATTTCGGGCAGCTCGATGATGCGGTTTGGGCCAGCGAAATGGCCATCAACCTCAATGGCGCTTATGCACTGGTTGACCCCATCGCTGCTGGCATGGCCGAGCGGGGCGCGGGCAATGTGGTGTTGATTTCCTCGGTCAACGGGCTGCAGCATTTCGGCAATCCGGCCTATGCCGCGGCCAAGGCCGGGCTAATCGCCTATGGCAAGGCGATCGCAGTGGAACTGGGTGCGCGCGGTGTGCGCGCCAATGTGGTGGCGCCCGGCTCCGTGCGAACGGCTGCCTGGGACCATCGACTGGAGGCGAACCCGCATCTGCTCGACAAGGTGCTGCCGCATTACCCGATGGGGCGCATGGTGGTGCCCGAGGAAGTGGCCAATGCCGTGCTGTTCTTGGCTTCGGACGCCGCGTCAGGCATTACCGGCGTCACCATCCCCGTGGATGGGGGCCTGACTGCCGGCCACTACCGCTTCATCAAGGACGTGCTCAATACGCCATAA
- a CDS encoding glycosyltransferase — protein MRFVFYTHSLVSDWNHGNAHFLRGVMRDLVRRGHEALALEPADAWSRQNLLAQQGAGAVERFASDFPMLRSEQYGAGFDHEAALAEADVVVVHEWTEPALVARIGELRRDGAPWTLLFHDTHHRAVSAEGDIAGLELEHYDAILAFGETLRERYLRAGWGKQVFTWHEAADDALFHPMPEIERTRDLIWIGNWGDDERTAEIASFLVEPARQLKLTGTVRGVRYPESALAALNAAGLDYGGWIANADAPRAFAQHRVTVHIPRRPYVQNLPGIPTIRMFEALACGIPLISAPWSDAEGLFRAGTDFLFARDGADMQRLLAEVLADRDRAAALAVAGLETIQARHTCRHRVDELLAILGQHGTARVSNQLAPGEAAS, from the coding sequence ATGCGTTTTGTTTTTTATACCCACTCGCTGGTTTCCGATTGGAACCACGGCAATGCCCACTTCCTGCGCGGGGTGATGCGCGACCTGGTCCGGCGCGGCCATGAGGCGCTGGCGCTCGAGCCCGCCGATGCCTGGAGCCGGCAGAACCTGCTGGCCCAGCAGGGCGCAGGGGCGGTCGAGCGCTTTGCCAGCGATTTCCCGATGCTGCGCTCCGAGCAATATGGGGCCGGGTTCGACCACGAAGCGGCGCTGGCCGAGGCCGATGTGGTTGTCGTGCATGAATGGACCGAGCCGGCGCTGGTGGCGCGGATCGGGGAGTTGCGGCGCGATGGTGCGCCCTGGACGCTGCTGTTCCATGACACCCATCACCGCGCGGTTTCGGCCGAAGGCGATATTGCCGGGCTCGAGCTCGAGCATTACGACGCGATCCTCGCCTTTGGCGAAACGCTGCGCGAGCGCTATTTGCGGGCGGGCTGGGGCAAGCAGGTGTTCACCTGGCACGAAGCGGCGGACGATGCGCTGTTCCACCCCATGCCCGAGATCGAGCGGACGCGCGACCTGATCTGGATCGGCAATTGGGGGGACGATGAGCGCACCGCCGAGATCGCCAGTTTCCTTGTCGAGCCAGCGCGGCAGCTCAAGTTGACGGGAACGGTGCGCGGCGTGCGCTATCCGGAATCGGCGCTCGCCGCGCTTAATGCGGCCGGGCTCGATTATGGCGGCTGGATCGCCAATGCCGATGCACCGCGCGCCTTTGCGCAGCACCGCGTCACCGTCCATATTCCGCGCCGCCCCTATGTGCAGAACCTGCCGGGCATCCCGACCATTCGCATGTTCGAGGCGCTGGCCTGCGGCATTCCGCTGATCTCGGCGCCCTGGAGCGATGCTGAGGGGCTGTTCCGGGCGGGCACGGATTTCCTGTTTGCCCGCGATGGCGCGGATATGCAGCGCCTGCTGGCCGAAGTGCTGGCCGACCGCGACCGGGCGGCGGCGCTGGCGGTGGCGGGTCTCGAAACCATCCAGGCGCGCCATACCTGCCGGCACCGGGTCGACGAATTGCTGGCCATCCTCGGCCAGCACGGCACGGCCCGCGTTTCCAACCAACTTGCCCCCGGGGAGGCCGCCTCTTGA
- the mdoH gene encoding glucans biosynthesis glucosyltransferase MdoH, whose amino-acid sequence MMRPVLVRGLALLVAAGSSLWGGYLFLQYTGADGISVLDLVRVALVGLSGFWLVWGATAAVLGVFTPARRPAFDARAKPKGLTAILVPIYNEDPVAVFARIAAMNRSLVALGIADRFHIAVLSDSNSLEAATQEAVWFEQLIREPGAAGRIFYRRRENNVGKKAGNIEDFISRSGAAYDYALILDADSLMEGETIGELARRMDADASLGLLQTVPRVINARTLFGRCMQFSAGYLSPAFARGAALMQGREGPYWGHNAIVRVSAFAANCGLPVLSGKPPLGGHILSHDYVEAALLSRGGWTVMVDPALEGSYEEGPENLIEYAKRDRRWCQGNLQHWRLLAAPGLKWWSRFTFVQGVMAYMASPFWLLLLAASIIAAVFPRQPIVLPALPQATGGIWGLGLAVALVLVLPKLLILLRGMVDGQNRRVGGTGVALLSVLGEIVFSTVLAPVMLLLQSRAVVQVLLGIDGGWPATHRAQTGLTLRQAWSASWWIVLTGVVTLGLTLALAPGAALWLAPAMLPAILAPVLIAASSHASTKSKLPRLFRTPTEQCITPVMKEHVAIMEQWQGKPETDLTASKIGQHVHA is encoded by the coding sequence ATGATGAGGCCAGTCCTGGTGCGGGGTCTGGCGCTCCTGGTTGCTGCCGGCTCCAGCTTGTGGGGCGGCTATCTTTTTCTCCAGTATACGGGCGCGGACGGCATTTCGGTGCTCGATCTGGTGCGCGTGGCGCTGGTGGGGCTGAGCGGGTTCTGGCTGGTCTGGGGCGCGACGGCGGCGGTGCTGGGCGTGTTCACGCCGGCGCGGCGGCCCGCATTCGATGCTCGCGCCAAGCCCAAGGGGCTGACCGCAATCCTGGTGCCGATCTATAACGAGGACCCCGTGGCGGTGTTTGCGCGCATTGCCGCGATGAACCGCAGCCTTGTGGCGCTGGGCATCGCGGATCGCTTCCATATCGCCGTGCTCAGCGACAGCAATTCACTGGAAGCTGCGACGCAAGAAGCGGTGTGGTTCGAGCAGTTGATCCGCGAGCCCGGGGCGGCTGGGCGGATTTTCTATCGGCGGCGCGAAAACAATGTCGGCAAGAAAGCCGGCAATATCGAGGATTTCATCTCCCGCTCCGGCGCCGCCTATGATTATGCGCTGATCCTGGATGCCGACAGCCTGATGGAAGGGGAAACCATTGGCGAGCTGGCGCGGCGCATGGATGCGGACGCGAGCCTGGGGCTGCTGCAAACCGTGCCGCGCGTCATCAATGCCAGGACCCTGTTCGGGCGTTGCATGCAGTTTTCGGCCGGCTATCTGTCGCCCGCCTTTGCGCGTGGCGCGGCGCTGATGCAGGGGCGCGAAGGGCCCTATTGGGGGCATAATGCCATTGTGCGGGTAAGCGCCTTTGCCGCCAATTGCGGGCTGCCGGTGTTGTCGGGCAAGCCGCCGCTGGGCGGGCATATTTTGAGCCACGATTATGTGGAAGCCGCGCTGCTGTCGCGCGGCGGCTGGACCGTGATGGTCGATCCCGCGCTCGAGGGCTCCTATGAAGAGGGGCCGGAAAACCTCATCGAATATGCCAAGCGCGATCGGCGCTGGTGCCAGGGCAATCTGCAGCATTGGCGGCTGCTGGCGGCGCCAGGGCTGAAATGGTGGAGCCGGTTCACCTTTGTGCAGGGGGTCATGGCTTACATGGCTTCCCCATTCTGGCTGCTGCTGCTGGCGGCAAGCATTATTGCAGCGGTGTTTCCGCGCCAGCCGATCGTGTTGCCGGCGCTGCCGCAGGCGACGGGCGGCATCTGGGGGCTGGGGCTTGCCGTGGCGCTGGTGCTGGTCCTGCCAAAACTGCTGATCCTCTTGCGTGGCATGGTGGACGGGCAGAACCGGCGTGTTGGGGGCACGGGCGTGGCCCTCTTGTCGGTGCTGGGGGAGATCGTGTTTTCCACGGTCCTCGCGCCCGTGATGCTGCTGCTGCAAAGCCGGGCGGTGGTGCAGGTGCTGCTGGGGATCGATGGCGGCTGGCCCGCCACCCACCGGGCGCAAACCGGGTTGACGCTGCGGCAGGCCTGGTCCGCAAGCTGGTGGATCGTGCTGACGGGCGTGGTGACGCTGGGGCTGACCCTCGCCCTCGCGCCCGGGGCGGCGCTCTGGCTGGCGCCTGCCATGCTGCCCGCGATCCTTGCGCCAGTGTTGATTGCCGCGAGCTCGCATGCCTCGACGAAATCGAAACTGCCAAGGCTGTTCCGCACGCCGACCGAGCAGTGCATCACCCCTGTGATGAAGGAGCATGTGGCCATCATGGAGCAATGGCAGGGCAAGCCGGAAACGGACCTGACAGCGAGCAAGATCGGCCAGCATGTCCACGCTTGA
- a CDS encoding OpgC domain-containing protein, producing MSTLEPAVSRTQAGHTLRTRGTASGALAREASAPASRRDPRLDMFRGLALVMIFINHVPGTIYENFTSRNFGFSDAAEAFVFMSGLAAGLAYSNSFRTGSFWAGLAKVWARARQLYLVHLTMTVVTLAIFAAGALWFGLPNMLLTNNVAALFKQPLGVMIGIPLLSHQLGYLNILPLYFVLLLATPALLWAGLRKPLWVMAGSVLVWIVAGQFRLNFPSYPAPGGWFLGPLSWQILFIVGLLSGAAMKVGESLVPANKTLFRVALGFVLFVLLWARIPALAEAGRGVLGALSRAGLPFYITWFDKTYLALPRLLHALALFYVFACLPWTRQIAGSPYAAPLRWMGQQGLAVFATGTLISMALQTIKTGVSPDPLLDGAMLLAGLAMQLLLAWTLVQTARLRRRSSPAPA from the coding sequence ATGTCCACGCTTGAGCCGGCGGTCAGCCGGACCCAGGCAGGGCACACCTTAAGGACCAGGGGCACTGCCAGCGGAGCGCTGGCGCGGGAGGCGAGTGCCCCCGCCAGCCGGCGCGATCCGCGGCTCGACATGTTTCGCGGCCTGGCGCTGGTGATGATCTTCATCAACCATGTGCCGGGCACGATCTACGAGAATTTCACCAGCCGCAATTTCGGCTTTTCCGACGCGGCGGAAGCCTTTGTGTTCATGTCGGGTTTGGCGGCGGGGCTGGCCTATTCCAATAGCTTTCGCACCGGCTCGTTCTGGGCGGGGCTGGCCAAGGTTTGGGCGCGGGCGCGCCAGCTTTATCTCGTGCACCTGACTATGACGGTGGTGACGCTGGCGATCTTTGCCGCGGGCGCCTTGTGGTTCGGCCTGCCCAATATGTTGCTCACCAACAATGTGGCGGCGCTGTTCAAGCAGCCGCTCGGAGTGATGATCGGCATTCCGCTGCTGAGCCACCAGCTGGGCTATCTCAATATCTTGCCCCTATATTTTGTGCTGCTCCTGGCGACGCCGGCGCTGCTTTGGGCCGGGCTGCGCAAACCGCTCTGGGTGATGGCGGGCTCGGTGCTGGTCTGGATAGTGGCGGGGCAGTTCCGGCTCAATTTCCCCAGCTATCCCGCCCCAGGCGGCTGGTTCCTGGGGCCGCTGTCCTGGCAGATCCTTTTTATCGTCGGCTTGCTTTCGGGCGCGGCGATGAAAGTGGGGGAAAGCTTGGTGCCGGCCAACAAGACCTTGTTCCGCGTGGCGCTCGGCTTTGTGCTGTTCGTGCTGCTGTGGGCGCGCATTCCGGCGCTGGCGGAAGCGGGGCGCGGGGTGTTAGGGGCGCTGAGCCGGGCCGGGCTGCCGTTCTACATCACCTGGTTCGACAAGACCTATCTGGCGCTGCCGCGGCTGCTGCATGCCCTGGCGCTGTTTTATGTCTTTGCCTGCCTGCCCTGGACCCGACAGATCGCGGGGTCGCCCTATGCCGCGCCCTTGCGCTGGATGGGCCAGCAGGGTCTTGCGGTTTTTGCCACCGGCACATTGATCAGCATGGCGCTGCAAACGATCAAGACCGGGGTTTCGCCCGATCCGCTGCTGGATGGGGCCATGTTGCTGGCGGGCCTGGCCATGCAATTGCTGCTGGCCTGGACGCTGGTGCAAACAGCCCGGCTGCGGCGCCGGTCATCACCTGCTCCCGCCTGA
- a CDS encoding glycosyltransferase, translated as MKIAFYGSSLLSAYWNGAATYYRGLLRALAARGYDITFYEPDVYDRQKNRDIDPPEWCKVVVYDGTIEALKKAAAHAVEADIVVKASGVGYEDDLLLDEVLKASRPGALKIFWDVDAPATLAELRAAPEHPLRRALGQIDLVLTYGGGDPVVAAYKAVGAKECIPVYNALDPQTHHPVAPNPRFTADLGFLGNRLPDREARVEHFFLEPAARTPGQRFMLGGSGWHDKPMASNINYIGHVPTGEHNAFNVTPKAVLNISRESMASNGFSPATRVFEAAGAGACLITDFWEGIELFLEPETEVLVARDGQDVAEIMAALSPERAQAIGQAALARVLRKHTYDHRAVEADRIFREYSERVGEAAQ; from the coding sequence TTGAAGATCGCATTTTATGGCTCGAGCCTGCTGTCCGCTTACTGGAACGGCGCCGCCACCTATTATCGCGGCCTGCTACGGGCGCTGGCGGCGCGCGGCTATGACATCACGTTCTACGAACCCGATGTGTATGACCGCCAGAAGAACCGCGACATCGATCCACCGGAATGGTGCAAGGTCGTCGTTTATGACGGCACGATCGAGGCGCTGAAAAAAGCGGCCGCCCATGCGGTGGAAGCCGATATCGTGGTCAAGGCCAGCGGCGTTGGCTACGAGGACGATCTGCTGCTCGATGAAGTGCTCAAGGCCTCGCGGCCGGGCGCGCTCAAGATTTTCTGGGATGTGGATGCGCCGGCGACCCTGGCCGAGCTGCGCGCCGCGCCCGAACACCCCTTGCGCCGCGCGCTGGGGCAGATTGATCTGGTGCTGACCTATGGCGGCGGCGACCCGGTGGTTGCGGCCTATAAGGCGGTGGGTGCCAAGGAATGTATCCCGGTTTACAACGCGCTCGATCCGCAGACCCATCATCCGGTGGCGCCCAATCCGCGCTTCACCGCCGATCTCGGATTTTTAGGCAATCGCCTGCCGGACCGCGAAGCCCGGGTGGAACACTTCTTCCTGGAGCCGGCGGCGCGCACGCCCGGCCAGCGCTTCATGCTGGGTGGCTCGGGCTGGCACGACAAGCCGATGGCCAGCAATATCAACTATATCGGTCATGTGCCGACGGGCGAGCACAATGCGTTCAATGTGACGCCCAAGGCCGTGCTCAATATTTCGCGCGAAAGCATGGCCAGCAATGGCTTTTCGCCGGCAACGCGCGTGTTCGAGGCGGCAGGCGCCGGAGCGTGCCTGATCACTGATTTCTGGGAAGGAATCGAGTTGTTCCTCGAGCCCGAAACCGAAGTGCTGGTCGCGCGGGACGGGCAGGACGTGGCCGAGATCATGGCAGCCCTATCTCCCGAGCGGGCGCAGGCGATCGGGCAGGCGGCGCTGGCGCGGGTGCTGCGCAAGCACACCTATGACCACCGGGCGGTGGAAGCGGACCGGATCTTCCGGGAGTATAGCGAGCGGGTCGGCGAGGCCGCGCAATGA
- a CDS encoding glucan biosynthesis protein G produces MTRSRLELPNRRHFLHIMGAGLALLSTTSLSSTAYAALEERQEFAFDFDAFSARMKDIGAAPYQKPVFNLPESFTGLDYDAYRRIQYRGERAKWAGDDHGYQVHGFHLGWLFAEPIRIYEIEGGVAHPMEFSADDFEYHDTEVDAAAHAQPFPGIAGFRLNYPLNRPEAWDELISFLGASYFRALGRDNVYGLSARGVVLNSWVEGPEEFPRFSEFYLQKPQGDEPLVVYAALEGPSLAGAYRFVFTPGSDTNQATAMDVTARLYFREDVKELGIAPLTSMFLYAEANRAGFDDYRPQVHDSNGLLIERENGEVLWRALSNTDALGNSYLWENNPRAFGLYQRGRDFETYQDAGAHYERRPSVRIEPIGNWGEGTVRLIEIPSTLEVDDNIVSFWIPAEPVVAGSEREFSYKLIWGDLDPSEDAPIAYVAETRAGQGGVSGVANAANLRKFVVDFKGGELAGMPEDARIDVLATVSSGVVRHSALSKVPANGTWRLVLDIEADALNPMEIMAYLVGSGRKLTETWLYQWRPTHEV; encoded by the coding sequence TTGACGCGTTCACGCCTTGAGCTGCCGAATCGACGCCATTTTCTGCACATCATGGGCGCCGGCCTGGCGCTCCTGTCGACGACTTCGCTTTCGAGCACGGCTTATGCCGCACTCGAGGAGCGGCAGGAATTTGCCTTTGATTTCGACGCGTTCAGCGCGCGCATGAAGGATATCGGCGCAGCCCCTTACCAGAAGCCGGTGTTCAACCTGCCGGAAAGCTTTACCGGGCTTGATTACGACGCTTATCGGCGCATCCAATATCGTGGCGAGCGCGCCAAGTGGGCCGGCGATGACCACGGCTACCAGGTGCATGGCTTCCATCTGGGCTGGTTGTTTGCCGAGCCGATCCGCATCTACGAGATCGAAGGCGGGGTGGCGCACCCCATGGAATTCAGCGCCGACGATTTTGAGTACCACGATACCGAAGTGGATGCCGCCGCCCACGCTCAGCCATTCCCCGGCATTGCGGGCTTTCGCCTCAACTATCCGCTCAACCGCCCCGAAGCCTGGGATGAGCTGATTTCGTTTCTGGGCGCGAGCTATTTCCGCGCGCTGGGGCGGGACAATGTTTATGGGCTGAGCGCACGCGGTGTGGTGCTTAATTCCTGGGTCGAGGGGCCCGAGGAGTTTCCGCGCTTTTCCGAGTTCTACCTGCAAAAGCCACAAGGCGACGAGCCGCTGGTGGTTTATGCCGCGCTTGAGGGCCCGAGCCTTGCCGGCGCTTACCGCTTTGTGTTCACCCCGGGCAGCGACACCAACCAGGCCACGGCCATGGATGTGACGGCGCGCCTGTACTTCCGCGAGGACGTCAAGGAACTGGGTATAGCGCCGCTGACCTCGATGTTCCTTTATGCCGAAGCCAATCGCGCCGGCTTTGACGATTACCGGCCGCAAGTGCATGACAGCAATGGCTTGCTGATCGAGCGCGAGAACGGGGAAGTGCTGTGGCGCGCGCTCAGCAATACCGATGCGCTGGGCAATTCCTATCTGTGGGAAAACAATCCACGCGCGTTCGGTCTTTATCAGCGCGGCCGCGATTTCGAGACTTACCAGGATGCCGGCGCCCATTACGAGCGCCGCCCTTCGGTGCGCATCGAGCCAATTGGCAATTGGGGCGAAGGGACGGTCAGGTTGATCGAAATTCCTTCGACACTCGAGGTGGACGACAACATCGTTTCGTTCTGGATCCCGGCCGAACCCGTTGTGGCGGGGTCGGAACGCGAATTCAGCTACAAGCTGATCTGGGGCGATCTTGATCCGAGTGAAGACGCGCCAATCGCCTATGTCGCCGAAACGCGGGCCGGGCAGGGCGGGGTCTCGGGTGTCGCCAATGCCGCCAATCTGCGCAAATTCGTCGTCGACTTCAAAGGCGGTGAACTCGCCGGCATGCCCGAGGACGCGCGTATCGACGTGCTCGCGACCGTCTCGAGCGGCGTGGTGCGCCATTCCGCGCTGTCCAAAGTGCCGGCCAATGGCACCTGGCGGCTGGTGCTCGATATCGAGGCGGACGCTTTGAACCCGATGGAAATCATGGCCTATCTTGTGGGCTCCGGCCGCAAGCTGACCGAAACCTGGCTGTATCAGTGGAGGCCAACCCATGAAGTATGA
- a CDS encoding glycosyltransferase, translated as MTEHFDLVVVGLSLSSSWGNGHATTFRALLRGVAAEGKRVLFLERDVPWYANNRDLPDPDFCELAYYSSVDDLLARFGATLQAADAVLVGSYVPEGVAAIDALSSLGLTRFCFYDIDTPVTLAKLDRGDEEYLARRQIPLFDIYFSFSGGPVLTRLETEYGAKRAEALYCSVDAKRYGPTGAEMRWDLGYLGTYSPDRQPTLERLLLEPARQLPERRFVVAGPQYPAEIDWPANVERIEHLPPAEHAAFYSAQRFTLNVTRADMIAAGWSPSVRLFEAAACRTPIISDIWPGLTELLPEGEAIVLARTSDDVIDALESLSEAQREAMAAKAQSLVLAGHTGEARARELLAALASL; from the coding sequence ATGACCGAGCATTTCGATCTGGTCGTTGTCGGGCTGTCCCTGAGCTCGTCCTGGGGCAATGGGCATGCAACGACCTTCCGGGCGCTGTTGCGCGGCGTTGCCGCCGAGGGCAAGCGCGTGCTGTTCCTGGAGCGCGACGTGCCCTGGTACGCCAATAACCGCGACCTGCCAGACCCGGACTTTTGCGAACTGGCCTATTACAGCAGCGTCGATGACCTGCTCGCGCGCTTTGGCGCGACGCTGCAAGCGGCCGATGCGGTGCTGGTGGGCTCTTATGTGCCCGAGGGTGTTGCCGCTATCGATGCGCTGTCGAGCCTGGGGCTGACGCGGTTCTGCTTTTACGACATCGACACGCCGGTGACCCTCGCCAAGCTCGACCGGGGCGACGAGGAATATCTGGCGCGCCGGCAGATCCCGCTGTTTGACATCTATTTCTCGTTTTCGGGCGGGCCGGTGCTGACGCGCCTTGAAACCGAATATGGTGCCAAGCGGGCTGAAGCCCTGTATTGCTCGGTGGATGCCAAGCGTTACGGGCCCACTGGCGCTGAGATGCGCTGGGACCTCGGTTATCTCGGCACCTATAGCCCGGATCGGCAGCCGACGCTGGAGCGGCTGCTGCTGGAGCCGGCGCGGCAATTGCCGGAGCGGCGCTTTGTGGTGGCAGGGCCGCAATACCCGGCCGAGATCGACTGGCCGGCCAATGTGGAGCGGATCGAGCACTTGCCGCCGGCCGAACATGCCGCATTTTACAGCGCGCAACGCTTTACCCTCAATGTGACGCGCGCCGACATGATTGCGGCGGGTTGGTCGCCCAGCGTGCGCTTGTTCGAGGCGGCGGCGTGCCGCACGCCGATCATCAGCGATATCTGGCCGGGCCTGACCGAATTGTTGCCGGAAGGGGAAGCCATCGTGCTCGCCCGCACGAGCGACGATGTGATCGATGCGCTGGAATCGCTGAGTGAAGCGCAGCGCGAAGCCATGGCGGCGAAGGCCCAGAGCCTGGTGCTGGCGGGTCATACCGGAGAAGCGCGGGCGCGCGAATTGCTGGCGGCGCTGGCCTCACTCTAG